The genomic interval TGCAGGTCATGGTTATAATCATTTGAATGCATTGAAATATTCAAAAGAATTTGGAATACAGAAATATATAGAAGATGATATAATTCCTTTGAAAGCTGAAATGAAAAAAGACGGTTTCAACATTCATTCTTTTGCGTATCCTGATGGCGCACGCGATGCCGAATTAGACAAAGAATTATTGAAACATTTTGATATTATTCGAGGCACAACTTATGATGAAATTCCTGCTCCACAACAATATTGTTATTACGAAGGAAATCGCTTAGTTTATGGATTAGGAATTGATGACGATTACAAACAATTTAATATTCCGTATTATAAAACTTTATTGGATTATGCCAAAGCGCATGATAAAATCGTGATTTTTTACGGTCATAAAACGGTTGAAAATGCAGACGAAAAAATCGAAACGCCTCTTTATGCTTTAGAAGAACTTTGCAAATATACCAAAGAAAAAGGGTTGAAATTTTATACCATTGA from Flavobacterium sp. YJ01 carries:
- a CDS encoding polysaccharide deacetylase family protein, coding for MKNLFSKKIAAILLVAVIALVVVFKMYSEEKTPLKPVKKSYPPGVVFTFDDDYIDDWYNAEKLLHPLGWKATFFVCWYGSLTRDQKDKLHYLQDMGHDIAGHGYNHLNALKYSKEFGIQKYIEDDIIPLKAEMKKDGFNIHSFAYPDGARDAELDKELLKHFDIIRGTTYDEIPAPQQYCYYEGNRLVYGLGIDDDYKQFNIPYYKTLLDYAKAHDKIVIFYGHKTVENADEKIETPLYALEELCKYTKEKGLKFYTIDDLSKL